The nucleotide sequence GCCCCAGGACTGGAAGTCCTCGGGGCTGAGCCAGGCCGACACGGCGGCGATGAAGCCGGTGCCGATCAGCGTGCCGGCCGAGGGGCCGACCTGCGTGAACGAGGCGTTGCGGCCGCGCTCGTTCGGCTTGCCGTGTTCCATCGACAGCAGCACCGCGCCGGCCCATTCGCCGCCGAGCGCCACGCCCTGCACGAAGCGCAGCGCGACCAGCGCCACCGGTGCCCAGATGCCCCAGCTCGCGTAGGTCGGCAGCAGGCCCATGAGGCCGGTCGACACGCCCATGATCACCAGCGTGGCGACCAGCACGAAGCGCCGGCCGAGCCGGTCGCCGAGGTGGCCGAAGACGACGCCGCCGAGCGGGCGCGAGATGTAGCCGACCGCGTAGGTCGAGAAGGCGAGGATGGTGCCGGTCAGCGGATCGAAGGAGGGAAAGAAGATCGCGTTGAAGACCAGCGCCGCCATGATGTTGTAGACGGTGAAGTCGTACCACTCGAGCGTGGTGCCGATGGAGCTGGCCATCGCGAGGCGGCCCATCTTGGCGGGCTTGGCGCCGTGCGCGGCGGGCGCGGCCGGGAGAGCGTGTTCGGTCATGAGGATCCTGGAATGAGGAAGAAGATGAAGGGGGGCGGTCTGTCAGGCCAGCTCGCCGGCGTGCAGCTTCCAGCCGAGCGCGAGCAGCCAGCCGCTCGCGGGATCGGCATCGAGCGCGGCGGCGGCCGTGGCGCGCGCGGCGCGGGCCGCGTCGGCGCCGCTGGTCTCGACCACCAGCATCGGCTGCAGCACGCGGCCTTCGCTGCTTTCGCGCGGCAGCAGCGTGCTCAGGGCGACATCGGGCTGCAGCAGGAAGGACTGCACGAAGCCCGGCTGTTCGGCCAGGCGGCGGCCGGCCTCGGCGGCGCGTTCGGCGAGCGCGGCGGCATCGCTGGCCACGGCCAGCGGCAGCACCGCGATGTGGCTGCCGCTGCCGAAGCCGGTGACGGCGCGCACCGCGCAGACGCGGCGGATCGGATCGCGCATGCGGTCGAGGTTGGCGATCGACCACGGCGTCTGGCGCTCGAAGGCGGCGCGGTAGCCGGCCGAACGGAACACCTCGAGCGAGGCGGTGCGGTAGAGGCCGAGGTAGCGGCGGCCGCCCTCGAGTGAGACATAGCGCGCGCCCGAAAGGAAGCCCGGGATGCGCACGCGTTCCTCGACGTGCTCGCGGTCGTACCAGCGGTTGAAGTCGGCCTCGTCGGCCGCGGGATCGACGTCGCAGGCGACGAAGAGCAGGCCGTTCTCGGCGGCGGAAGGTTCGGTGACGGAAGCGGTGGAAGTCATGGCGGCGGAAGCGGGAGCGGGCCTTCGAAAAAAGAAGGCGCGATCTTCCGTCGCGGGGTCAGGCTGTCACAAACGAGTTTTTCTGGGCGACAGCCACAAGAATTACTGGCCCCTCGATGGGGCGCAAATGCGCTGTTTCGAGGGTTAACCCTCTATGGCTCCGCTCCAGATTGGTGCGGTTGCCGCGGCCGTGAACTGGTCGGAGGCCCGGCAGGCCAGCTCGGCCACGAGCCGGATGGCATCGGAGTCGGCAGCCTCCAGATGGCTCACCACCAGCCGCTGCGGCGAGATCAGCGCATCGCATTCGATGATGCGCACGTCGCCGGCCGCCACGTACTCGTAGACCGGCGGCAACGGCACCAGCGCATTGCCGAAGCCGGCCTTCACCAGCCGCGCGAGCGCCGAGATCGAGCTCACGCAATGCACCTTGCCCAGCGGGATGCCCACCGCGCGGTAGAGGTTCTTGAGCGCCTCGTGCGGCTGCGAGCCCGGGCTCATGGTCAGCACCGGCTGGCGCAGCAGCTGTTCCACCGTCTGCGTGCCCTCGGCGCTCATCTGCCCGACCCAGCCCATGGGCATCGGCAGGCAGGGCGTGCTCACGATGCCGGCGCCCGCGATGTGGTCGGTCTGCAGCGCGATGTCGAGCGCGCCCTCGCGCAGGCCGCGATGCAGCGCCAGCGTGGTCTCGGAGGTGAGCTGCACCTCGATGCCCGGATAGGTGGAGCGCAGGTTGGTGAGGAAACCCAGCAGCCAGGTGTGGACCACGGTCTCGATCGCGCCGATGCGCACCAGGCCCAGCAGGTCCTCGCGCGGGCGGCCCAGCGAGACGATCTCGCGGCGCAGCTCGAGCAGCCGCTCGCCGTAGTCCATCAGGCGCACGCCGACGGGCGTGAGCCGCAGCTCGCGCGCGTCGCGTTCGAACAGGCGCGCGCCGATGTCTTCCTCGAGCGAGGCAACGCGGTTCGACACGGCCGCCTGCGTGATGTGCAGCCGGTCGCTCGCGGCCCGGAAGCTGCCCAGCCGCGCGGCCCAGAGAAAGGCTTCGACGAATCGTGTGTTCATGCAGGTGTGTCCGCGGGGATTGTGCCGGCAATCGCGCGGCGGCCAACCCGGGGCGGCCCGCATGGCTACTTCGCGGCGAGGGGCAGCGTGAGCGCGTCCAGCACCGGCACCACCGCGGCCGCGTCGTTGCTCGCGAGCAGCACCAGCGCCTCGTTCGTGGCCGGCGAGAACGCGAGCAGCGCGCGGTAGCCGCCGGTCTGGCCGGTGTGGAAATGGATGCGCCGCTGCGCGCCGCCCGCGGCCGGATCGCGCATGCGCAGCGCATAGCCGACGTCGTATTCGCCCTGCGCCGACAGCGGCTCGCGCAGCCGCTCGGCCGCGGCGCCCAGCGGTCCCGCGCGGCCGGCCATCAATGCGCGTGCGAACAGCAGCAGGTCGGGCGCGGTGCTGCGCAGCGCGCCGGCCGCGGCCAGCGCGCCGAATTCCCAGGGCGCGCGCGCCGCGTTGCCGGCATAGCCCTGGGGCAGCCGCTTCGCGCGTGCCGCGTCGAGGTGCTGCACCGTGTCCTTCATGCCCAGCGGCACGGCAATGCGCTCGCGCACCAGCTGGTCCCAGGGCTGGCCATAGCGGTCCGACAGCAACTGCCCGACCAGCGCGATGCCCAGGCTGCCGTAGCGCGGCGCGCACGGCGGCGCCTGCGCGAGCTCGAGCGAGGAGAGCGCCACCATCAGGTGCGCACGCGTGGGTCTGGCGAAGGGATTGGAGTCGGGCCCGGGCGGACGCGCCGGCAGCGCGGGCAGGTTCGGCAGGCAGGCCGTGTGGGTGATGAGCTGGCGCAGCGTGATCGCGGCCACGGGCGGCGGCAGCGTGGCCTTGTCGGCAAGCAGCCGGCCCAGCGTGTCGTCGAGCGAGAAGTCGCCGCGCTCCACGGCCTGTGCGAGCAGCAGGCCGGTGAAGACCTTGCTGATCGAGCCGATCTCGAACACCGGTTGCACCTCGCCGGGCGCCATCGGTTTCGCCTTGCCGACGTGCCCAGGCGCATTGCGCTGGATCGCGTAGCGCGACGTGCCGTCGTGCCAGGTGCCCGCGACGATGGTGCCGGGACGGTCGCCGAGAACTTGCGCGGCGAGCGATGCGGGAGGGCTGTCGAAGCCGGCGGGTGCCGCATGACTGGCCAGCGGCAGCAGCAGCGCCGACAGCGCGAGGAGGGTGGCGGGGAGATGTCGCATGGCGCGCATCTTCGAAGCGCGCGGGCGCCGCGGCAACGCGCGGCGGCGGCGGCCGCGTCACCGCCGTAACGCGCGTAACGACGGGCCGGCCGCGTCTCAGCGCTTGTCGGCGGGCAGCACGTTGCGCGCGTCCTGCCGCAGCACCAGGTCCCAGAGCTGCTGCCCGGTCGGCGCGCGCGATTCCTCGCAGACATGCGCGACCAGCCCGGCCGCGCGCCCGACCAGCGCGAGGCCGCGGCCCAGCAGCGGGTCGAGGCCCATGTCGGCGAGCACCGCGCCGTTGGCGCCGGCCGCGTTGAGCGGCAGGTGGCGGCCATGGTCCTCGCGCAGCACCTCGACCAGCGCGAGCGCGAGCCGCCAGTGGCGTCCGAAGTAGCCGTTGGCCTTCGACACGGCCATGAGCGTCGGCACGCGCGGATCGCCGTCGACGTGGATCGGATGCCCGATGCCCGGGATGCTGCGCTTCGCCTGCCGGCGCTCGCGCACCAGCGCGGCCGCGCGCTCGCGCAGCTCGGCATCGCTCGCGTCGTCGGTGAGATCCGCGGCGGCCGCGAGCAGCATCTCGCTGACGTTCTGCACCGTGCCGAGGAAGTTCGAGCCCGCGCCCAGCAGGCCCGCGGCCACCGCGCCCTGCAGCGACTCGGGCGCGCCGAGCCAGGTCATGCGCGTGGCGATCGCGCTCGGCGTGAGGCCGTGGTCGGCCGCGGTCACCAGCAGCATGTTGACCATCGCCTTCTCGCGCGGCTCGGGCAGCCGCGCCATCGCGAGCAGCCACAGCATCTCGACGAAGTCGAGCTTGCCGATGATCTCGGTGGCGAGGTTCAGGCCGCGCACGTGGATCGCGTCGGGGGTCGTGTAGCCGATCTCGGTGGTGATCGTCATCGCCGGCCCCTCAGCCTGCCAGGCCCACGGTGATGCCGCCGCAGACGTAGAGCACCTGGCCCGTCATGAACGAGGCCATCGGGTGCATGAAGGCGTCGACCGCGTGCGCCACCTCGGCGGGCTCGCCGAAGCGCTGCACCGGAATGCCCTCGGCGATGCGCCGCGTGCGCGGGCTGTCGGCCGGGTTCGCGGCCTTGAAGGCCTCGGTGGCGATCGGGCCCGGCGCCACCGCGTTGACCGTGATGCCCTGCGCCGCGAGCTCGAGCGCCCAGGTGCGCGTGAGCGCGTTGAGCGCGCCCTTGGCGGCCGAGTAGCCGCTGCGCAGTTCCTTGCCGAGCGCGGCGCGGCTCGTGATGTTGACGATGCGTCCGCCGCCGGCCGCGCGCATCGCGGGCAGCACGGCCTGCACGCACTGCAGCGCGGCGCGCGCGGTCACGCCGATCTGCAGGTCGAAGTCGTCGAGCGAGGTGGTCTCCAGCGGCGCCGGGCGGATCGCAGCCACGTTGTTCACCAGGCCGGTGAAACGGTGGCGGCCGCAGGCCTCGGCGAGCGCGGCGGCGAGCGCCTCGCGGTCGCCCATGTCCACGCGCAGGTGCGCGCCGCTGCGCGCGTCGGGCGGCGGCTGGAGGTCGAGGCTGGTGACCTGCCAGCCGCTCTCGATGAGGCGGCGGCAGATCGCCAGGCCGATGCCCGAGGAGCCCCCGGTGACGAGGGCGTGGCGGTCGGTGCTTGGCGGGGTCGGGTTCATGGCGTGGCGTGATGCGGTGGGGAGGTCTCGCTGCCGGCGCCCATGCGCCGCAGCACTTCGATGCGTGCGTCCTTCTTCGAGGCCTTGCCGTTCGCGGTGCGCGGCAGCGCGTCGAAGAAGTGCACCGCCTTCGGCGTCTTGACGGGATCGAGCCGCTCGCGCACCCAGGCGACGAGCTCGGCGGCCTCGCAGGCCGCGCCCTCGCGCAGCTGCACCGCGGCATGCACGGCCTCGCCCCACTTGTCGTCGTCGATGCCGATCACCACGCAGTCGTAGAC is from Variovorax paradoxus and encodes:
- a CDS encoding citryl-CoA lyase gives rise to the protein MTITTEIGYTTPDAIHVRGLNLATEIIGKLDFVEMLWLLAMARLPEPREKAMVNMLLVTAADHGLTPSAIATRMTWLGAPESLQGAVAAGLLGAGSNFLGTVQNVSEMLLAAAADLTDDASDAELRERAAALVRERRQAKRSIPGIGHPIHVDGDPRVPTLMAVSKANGYFGRHWRLALALVEVLREDHGRHLPLNAAGANGAVLADMGLDPLLGRGLALVGRAAGLVAHVCEESRAPTGQQLWDLVLRQDARNVLPADKR
- a CDS encoding beta-lactamase family protein, translating into MRHLPATLLALSALLLPLASHAAPAGFDSPPASLAAQVLGDRPGTIVAGTWHDGTSRYAIQRNAPGHVGKAKPMAPGEVQPVFEIGSISKVFTGLLLAQAVERGDFSLDDTLGRLLADKATLPPPVAAITLRQLITHTACLPNLPALPARPPGPDSNPFARPTRAHLMVALSSLELAQAPPCAPRYGSLGIALVGQLLSDRYGQPWDQLVRERIAVPLGMKDTVQHLDAARAKRLPQGYAGNAARAPWEFGALAAAGALRSTAPDLLLFARALMAGRAGPLGAAAERLREPLSAQGEYDVGYALRMRDPAAGGAQRRIHFHTGQTGGYRALLAFSPATNEALVLLASNDAAAVVPVLDALTLPLAAK
- a CDS encoding LysR family transcriptional regulator codes for the protein MNTRFVEAFLWAARLGSFRAASDRLHITQAAVSNRVASLEEDIGARLFERDARELRLTPVGVRLMDYGERLLELRREIVSLGRPREDLLGLVRIGAIETVVHTWLLGFLTNLRSTYPGIEVQLTSETTLALHRGLREGALDIALQTDHIAGAGIVSTPCLPMPMGWVGQMSAEGTQTVEQLLRQPVLTMSPGSQPHEALKNLYRAVGIPLGKVHCVSSISALARLVKAGFGNALVPLPPVYEYVAAGDVRIIECDALISPQRLVVSHLEAADSDAIRLVAELACRASDQFTAAATAPIWSGAIEG
- a CDS encoding SDR family oxidoreductase, which gives rise to MNPTPPSTDRHALVTGGSSGIGLAICRRLIESGWQVTSLDLQPPPDARSGAHLRVDMGDREALAAALAEACGRHRFTGLVNNVAAIRPAPLETTSLDDFDLQIGVTARAALQCVQAVLPAMRAAGGGRIVNITSRAALGKELRSGYSAAKGALNALTRTWALELAAQGITVNAVAPGPIATEAFKAANPADSPRTRRIAEGIPVQRFGEPAEVAHAVDAFMHPMASFMTGQVLYVCGGITVGLAG